In Sphingobacterium thalpophilum, a genomic segment contains:
- a CDS encoding glycoside hydrolase family 2 protein, translating to MIKTKTSIFVLALSLFGWLNALAQQPQLSTPWTAIAKQTEIPLSEYPRPQMERNEWLCLNGKWDYIGGKDAPNALNPAVPISFDHNRESILVPYCPESYLSGIQRKQEINLWYRKNFELPNHWKGKDIILHFGAVDHDATIFVNGKKAGTHSGGYDSFWINITEFLKAGPNNIVVAAHDKNDGKYPSGKNGPRGDYTFSSGIWQTVWMEPVSKNHIQGIKLLPQVAEKQLKIQVTSTAKAKVTAIVSSEGKEISKTVIQSGMEFNIPVENPKLWSPDSPFLYDLKLSIHGKNGEIIDEVKSYFGMRDIKLGKVNGIVRPLLNDKFVMQLGLLDQGYWPDGILTAPTEEALKYDIEFTKKAGYNLIRKHMKTEPQRFYYWADKMGLLVWQDMPCLWYPDEDTTIYRKAFRDEYKAIIDDHYNSPSIIAWVPFNENWGAFDVRNITDWTKQYDPSRLVNGNSGFNNNPSYQKAYGDPGNGDFVDTHIYVGPKGASEPDSKRAASLGEFGGVGLFVRGHMWPVENNAYAYEPTIEALTDRYIFLMDNVEQLLRYKGLSVAIYTQTTDVEHEVNGLLTYDRKIQKMVLERIKAVNQAVIKAGNELN from the coding sequence ATGATAAAAACCAAAACCTCAATTTTTGTGCTGGCACTATCGCTCTTCGGTTGGCTTAATGCTTTGGCACAACAGCCACAGCTTTCAACCCCATGGACAGCAATAGCCAAGCAAACAGAAATCCCACTTTCCGAATATCCACGTCCCCAAATGGAAAGGAATGAATGGCTATGTCTCAACGGTAAATGGGATTATATAGGTGGAAAGGATGCTCCGAATGCACTAAATCCTGCTGTCCCCATTTCCTTTGACCACAACCGAGAAAGCATTCTTGTCCCCTATTGTCCAGAGTCCTATTTATCCGGAATACAACGCAAACAAGAAATTAATCTGTGGTATCGTAAAAATTTCGAGCTACCTAATCATTGGAAAGGGAAAGATATTATACTCCATTTTGGTGCAGTGGATCACGACGCGACCATATTTGTAAATGGGAAAAAAGCTGGTACTCATTCAGGTGGCTACGACTCCTTCTGGATCAACATCACTGAGTTTTTAAAGGCCGGTCCAAATAACATTGTCGTTGCAGCGCATGACAAGAACGACGGTAAGTATCCTTCGGGTAAAAATGGACCTCGAGGCGACTATACATTTTCTTCTGGCATATGGCAAACTGTGTGGATGGAACCAGTAAGCAAAAACCATATACAGGGCATCAAATTGTTACCTCAAGTAGCAGAAAAACAACTAAAAATACAGGTCACTAGCACAGCGAAGGCAAAAGTTACGGCCATCGTTTCTTCAGAAGGAAAAGAAATTTCAAAAACGGTAATTCAGTCGGGCATGGAATTTAATATCCCGGTAGAAAATCCAAAACTTTGGTCTCCTGACTCCCCCTTTTTATACGATTTAAAATTAAGTATACATGGGAAGAATGGAGAAATCATCGACGAGGTTAAGAGTTATTTTGGTATGCGTGATATTAAACTTGGTAAGGTAAACGGAATTGTAAGGCCGCTATTGAATGATAAATTTGTGATGCAGCTCGGTCTTCTGGATCAGGGGTACTGGCCCGATGGTATTCTAACAGCACCTACGGAAGAAGCTCTCAAATATGACATCGAGTTTACCAAAAAAGCTGGCTATAACCTTATTCGTAAGCATATGAAAACCGAACCCCAACGGTTCTATTATTGGGCAGATAAAATGGGACTGCTCGTGTGGCAAGATATGCCCTGCCTTTGGTATCCCGATGAAGACACTACGATTTATCGAAAAGCATTTCGTGATGAATACAAGGCCATCATTGACGACCACTACAACTCCCCATCCATTATCGCCTGGGTTCCTTTTAACGAAAACTGGGGCGCTTTCGATGTACGCAATATTACCGACTGGACCAAACAATATGACCCTTCACGTTTAGTGAACGGTAATTCGGGATTTAACAACAATCCATCTTACCAAAAAGCTTATGGTGATCCCGGAAATGGAGATTTTGTTGACACCCATATCTATGTTGGCCCCAAGGGTGCCTCAGAACCGGATTCGAAACGGGCAGCTTCCCTTGGAGAGTTTGGTGGCGTAGGCTTATTTGTCCGCGGTCACATGTGGCCTGTCGAAAACAATGCCTATGCCTACGAACCCACTATAGAGGCACTCACAGACCGTTATATATTCCTAATGGATAATGTCGAACAATTGCTCCGATACAAAGGACTGAGTGTTGCTATTTATACGCAAACTACCGATGTGGAACATGAAGTCAATGGTCTATTGACTTACGACCGTAAAATACAAAAAATGGTTCTTGAAAGAATAAAAGCCGTCAACCAAGCCGTGATTAAAGCTGGAAATGAATTGAATTAG
- a CDS encoding M13 family metallopeptidase has translation MKKLTLALIFLAGVYTQHAEAQTAGTGPDKGLDLSLMDKSVRPQDDFYNYVSGTWMKTAKIPSDKPTWGSFNKLAEDTDNNSMKILNSLLKDKFPEGSEGKKIQDLYASYMNLQKRNADGIKPIQGNLNKIDAIKNLKDLQNYLTSVTKEGENNFYGWGVYADLKDSKMNAVYLGDASLGLGRDYYQKENEKNTEAIAEYQKYVASMLTELGYKNADAAAKGIVDYEKSIAKTYLTNEQSRDNTLQYNPQTMAELTALVKNVNLPEYLKKVGVNTEKVIIGELGYYKNFDKLVSAQNLPVIKDYLKFHMINGSASYLSEKLGDMRFAFYGKYLRGQQEQRALNKRGFELINSTLGEAFGKLYVEKYFPAEAKAQMVELIDYLKKSFAVHINDLSWMSSATKGKALEKLNKFTVKVAYPDKWKDYSKLSILSENKGGNLYANLQNITTWRYEKDLAKIGKAVDKSEWGMTPQTVNAYYNPVNNEIVFPAAILQPPFFNPQADAAVNFGGIGAVIGHEMSHGFDDSGAQFDADGNLVDWWTPEDKANFEKATKTLAAQYDKYEPVKGTFVNGTFTNGENIADLGGVNIAYDALQLYLKDKGNPGEISGYTQDQRFFLSWATVWRTLSSEKYMVNQVKTDPHSPGYFRSFGPLINVDAFYKAFDVKQGDKLYKSPEERIKIW, from the coding sequence ATGAAAAAATTAACACTCGCCCTAATTTTCTTGGCTGGAGTCTACACACAGCATGCGGAAGCACAGACAGCAGGTACAGGACCCGACAAAGGACTTGATCTGAGCTTAATGGACAAATCTGTACGTCCACAGGATGACTTTTACAACTACGTAAGCGGAACCTGGATGAAAACGGCTAAAATTCCTTCCGACAAACCCACTTGGGGAAGCTTCAATAAATTGGCAGAAGATACGGACAACAATTCGATGAAAATTCTGAACTCACTTTTAAAAGATAAATTTCCTGAAGGAAGTGAGGGCAAAAAAATACAGGACCTGTATGCTTCTTACATGAACTTACAGAAAAGAAATGCAGACGGTATTAAGCCGATTCAGGGAAATTTAAACAAAATCGACGCGATTAAAAACCTAAAAGATCTTCAGAATTATTTAACTTCCGTAACAAAAGAAGGTGAGAATAATTTCTATGGCTGGGGTGTCTACGCTGATTTAAAAGATTCAAAAATGAACGCGGTCTACTTAGGAGATGCCTCCTTAGGGCTAGGAAGAGATTATTATCAGAAAGAAAATGAAAAAAATACCGAAGCTATTGCCGAGTATCAAAAATATGTAGCTTCCATGTTAACAGAATTGGGCTATAAAAATGCTGATGCTGCCGCAAAAGGAATCGTTGACTACGAAAAAAGCATTGCGAAGACCTACTTGACCAATGAACAAAGCCGTGATAATACGTTACAGTACAATCCACAGACCATGGCAGAGTTAACCGCCTTGGTTAAAAATGTAAATCTACCTGAGTACCTTAAAAAAGTAGGTGTCAATACAGAAAAAGTAATCATTGGGGAATTAGGTTATTACAAGAACTTCGATAAATTGGTCAGTGCACAAAACCTTCCTGTTATTAAAGATTACTTAAAATTCCATATGATCAACGGTAGTGCCTCTTATTTAAGCGAAAAATTAGGAGACATGCGATTTGCTTTTTATGGTAAGTATTTAAGAGGTCAACAAGAACAAAGAGCATTAAATAAAAGAGGATTTGAACTGATCAATTCCACATTAGGTGAAGCTTTCGGAAAATTATATGTCGAAAAATATTTTCCAGCTGAGGCTAAAGCACAAATGGTCGAATTGATCGACTATTTAAAGAAAAGTTTTGCAGTCCATATCAACGATTTAAGCTGGATGTCTTCGGCTACAAAAGGAAAAGCGCTTGAAAAATTAAACAAATTTACTGTAAAAGTTGCCTATCCGGACAAATGGAAAGATTATTCTAAATTGAGTATTCTATCTGAAAATAAAGGCGGCAATCTGTATGCTAACCTCCAAAATATCACCACATGGCGATATGAAAAGGATCTGGCTAAAATTGGTAAGGCTGTTGACAAATCAGAATGGGGAATGACTCCACAAACAGTAAATGCCTATTACAATCCCGTAAACAATGAGATCGTGTTTCCGGCAGCTATTCTTCAACCGCCATTTTTCAACCCACAAGCCGACGCAGCTGTCAATTTCGGTGGTATAGGTGCGGTAATTGGCCACGAAATGAGCCACGGATTTGACGATTCGGGCGCACAATTTGATGCGGACGGAAACTTGGTAGACTGGTGGACACCAGAAGATAAAGCCAATTTTGAAAAAGCAACAAAAACACTCGCAGCTCAATACGATAAATATGAACCTGTAAAAGGCACTTTCGTCAACGGAACATTTACAAACGGTGAAAATATCGCGGATTTAGGAGGTGTAAACATTGCTTACGATGCACTTCAACTATATTTAAAAGATAAGGGAAACCCAGGTGAAATAAGTGGATACACGCAAGATCAACGCTTTTTCCTAAGCTGGGCAACTGTATGGAGAACCCTATCCAGTGAAAAATATATGGTCAACCAAGTTAAAACTGATCCACACTCTCCAGGATATTTCAGAAGTTTTGGTCCATTGATCAATGTTGACGCTTTTTATAAAGCTTTCGATGTTAAACAAGGAGACAAACTGTACAAGTCACCGGAAGAAAGAATCAAAATCTGGTAA
- a CDS encoding SusC/RagA family TonB-linked outer membrane protein, producing the protein MFKLSYSISPKVTGLTLSLAMLAAQGFSQTRSFQGRLVDSLSQGAIHGATIRNSHLAKLVSSDHSGKFVIDAHIGDTLRIGYMGYLPKVFIVGNQPSSVISLIPNQQSLNEVVVTALGIKKEKQAIGYSVQEVKGKDMVKAREPNAISGLAGRVSGLTITPSTNLFGDPGITLRGRSNILIVVDGMPINTDSWNLSPDDIESYSVLKGANAAALYGNRGQNGAIVITTKRAKSQDKGFQVEFNSSTQLQTGYNAIPKIQTEYGPGSNYQYAFKDGRGGGINDNDYNIWGPRFEGQLIPQYNSPIDPKTGQLIPLPWEARGKDNLKKFLQNGLLSTNNIAISTKNDHGDLRLSASQMFQRGTTPNTKLGSTNINLTGGINAGSKLRFDASINYNKQYSPNYPNIAYGPNSPIYILTLWGAADYDIDDLRNYWQPGKENVQQYNREYTIYDNPWMTAYENLRTYDKDDIYGYVSANYKLNDKLSLNARTSASTWNRNRTIKIPISANLYNYNIGGSRVGGYQETYDTFWENNTEVSLKYQNRIAEDIGFSGSVFGNLRTVSVKSLFARTDRGLTVPGVYDLSNSIMPTVSTNDRALRQVGSVYGFMDIDYKSMLFLNLTGRFDKSSTMPVKNNTYFYPSASLSAVISQMVTLPKVISALKIRGAYANVASDFVNESAQYDIYKLLPAYSNYGRWANSMTGVTYTDVLPNPDLVAERVKTAEIGLETRLFNNRLGFDFAFFRNLEGPRIIELATSVTSGVRARQTNGLTLLRKGIELSIDGTLIQQKDFSWNVMVNASTNHAWLHDIDGHQTRSGNVRVGERWDGYYVNDFQRDEKGMPIVGTNGLPAYNPYVSRIGYSDNKFTASISNSFRYRDFSFSFLVDGRFGGLIKNVQDAKQGGSGTHPESANEYRLKDWENRDVKDYKGTVMTNGLKIVKGQLNTDQDGKIISDTREFAPNDISVLWQNWATNYYRSGPITAKSRTFVKLREIVFSYNVPANLLKNSRFFRSASVSVVGRNLLYFTGKGTQNMDLDQFTSASSDYQTPSVKSFGLNLNATF; encoded by the coding sequence ATGTTCAAACTATCCTATTCAATTTCACCTAAAGTTACTGGCCTAACATTGTCATTGGCCATGCTGGCTGCACAGGGGTTTAGCCAGACCCGATCGTTCCAGGGGAGACTGGTCGATTCATTGAGTCAAGGCGCTATTCATGGCGCAACAATTCGTAATTCTCATTTAGCTAAGCTTGTTTCATCGGATCATTCCGGTAAGTTTGTGATCGATGCACATATCGGTGATACGCTAAGAATTGGCTACATGGGGTATCTTCCCAAGGTTTTCATTGTTGGTAATCAACCTTCATCCGTTATTTCGCTTATACCGAACCAACAATCCCTCAATGAGGTGGTTGTAACTGCGCTTGGTATCAAAAAAGAAAAGCAGGCTATTGGCTATTCAGTGCAGGAAGTAAAAGGTAAAGACATGGTTAAAGCTCGGGAACCAAATGCTATTTCTGGTTTAGCTGGACGCGTGTCTGGCTTAACAATTACACCGAGTACAAACTTATTTGGAGACCCGGGTATCACGTTACGTGGTCGGAGCAATATTCTTATTGTGGTCGATGGCATGCCGATTAATACCGATTCATGGAATCTTAGTCCGGATGATATCGAATCCTATTCTGTCTTAAAAGGGGCAAATGCTGCGGCATTATATGGGAACAGAGGTCAAAATGGAGCGATTGTGATAACGACAAAACGAGCAAAATCACAGGATAAAGGTTTCCAGGTTGAATTTAACTCAAGTACACAATTGCAGACGGGGTATAATGCGATACCAAAAATTCAAACCGAATATGGCCCGGGTTCAAATTATCAATATGCTTTTAAAGATGGTCGTGGGGGTGGAATCAATGACAACGATTACAATATTTGGGGACCCCGATTTGAAGGACAGCTTATTCCGCAATATAACAGTCCGATAGATCCCAAAACAGGACAGCTTATTCCCTTACCTTGGGAGGCCAGAGGAAAAGATAATTTGAAGAAATTTCTTCAGAATGGTCTTTTGAGTACAAACAATATTGCTATATCGACCAAAAATGATCATGGTGATCTACGCTTATCTGCGTCTCAGATGTTTCAACGGGGAACTACGCCTAACACTAAATTGGGAAGCACCAATATAAATCTTACCGGAGGCATTAACGCTGGTAGTAAGCTCCGTTTCGATGCGAGCATAAATTACAATAAGCAGTATTCACCAAATTATCCAAATATTGCTTATGGACCAAATAGTCCTATATACATTCTTACATTGTGGGGAGCGGCAGATTATGATATTGATGATCTTCGCAACTATTGGCAGCCTGGGAAAGAAAATGTACAGCAGTACAATCGTGAATACACCATTTATGACAATCCTTGGATGACGGCTTATGAAAATTTGAGGACTTATGATAAGGATGATATCTACGGTTACGTGTCGGCTAATTACAAGCTTAATGATAAATTGTCATTAAATGCACGTACAAGTGCTAGTACCTGGAATAGGAATAGAACGATTAAAATTCCAATTTCTGCCAACTTATATAATTATAATATCGGTGGAAGCCGTGTTGGAGGTTATCAGGAAACCTATGATACTTTTTGGGAAAATAATACAGAGGTCTCCTTAAAATACCAAAATCGTATCGCCGAGGACATAGGCTTCTCAGGCTCAGTTTTTGGTAATTTAAGAACCGTCAGTGTCAAATCGCTGTTTGCACGTACAGATCGTGGATTGACTGTGCCCGGTGTTTATGACTTAAGCAATTCGATCATGCCCACGGTGTCTACTAACGATCGCGCCCTGCGCCAGGTCGGAAGTGTTTATGGATTCATGGATATAGACTATAAAAGCATGTTATTCTTAAATCTAACGGGGCGATTTGATAAATCTTCGACGATGCCGGTAAAGAATAACACCTACTTCTACCCATCGGCTTCACTAAGCGCTGTGATTTCACAGATGGTCACTTTGCCTAAGGTTATTTCCGCATTAAAAATCCGTGGAGCATACGCTAACGTTGCGAGTGATTTCGTCAATGAATCGGCCCAGTACGATATTTATAAACTTTTGCCGGCATACAGTAATTATGGTCGTTGGGCCAATTCAATGACCGGCGTAACATATACTGATGTATTACCTAACCCGGATCTCGTGGCAGAGCGTGTGAAGACGGCGGAAATAGGTTTGGAAACTCGTTTATTTAACAACCGTCTGGGTTTCGATTTTGCTTTTTTTAGAAACCTGGAAGGTCCCAGGATTATCGAATTGGCTACGTCGGTTACTTCGGGTGTAAGAGCCAGACAAACCAATGGGTTGACTTTATTGCGTAAAGGTATCGAGCTGAGTATCGATGGGACTTTGATTCAACAGAAAGATTTTAGCTGGAATGTAATGGTCAATGCATCAACAAATCATGCCTGGCTACATGACATCGATGGGCATCAAACGCGTTCTGGGAATGTTCGTGTTGGTGAGCGATGGGACGGATATTACGTGAATGATTTTCAGCGTGATGAAAAAGGAATGCCAATTGTGGGTACAAACGGTTTACCAGCTTACAATCCTTATGTGAGCAGAATAGGTTATAGCGATAATAAATTTACGGCCAGTATCAGCAATAGTTTCCGATACCGTGATTTCAGTTTTAGTTTTCTTGTCGATGGCCGCTTTGGTGGTTTAATAAAAAATGTGCAGGATGCCAAACAAGGGGGATCAGGAACACATCCCGAATCAGCAAATGAATATCGTCTAAAGGACTGGGAAAATAGGGATGTCAAAGATTATAAAGGAACTGTCATGACCAATGGTTTAAAAATAGTCAAGGGGCAGCTCAATACAGATCAGGATGGTAAGATAATCTCCGATACAAGAGAATTTGCCCCAAATGATATTTCTGTGTTGTGGCAAAATTGGGCCACTAATTACTATCGGTCGGGACCAATTACAGCCAAAAGCCGAACCTTTGTCAAATTGCGGGAGATCGTTTTCAGTTATAATGTACCTGCCAACTTGCTGAAAAATTCCAGATTCTTCCGCAGTGCAAGTGTTTCAGTGGTCGGTAGGAATTTGCTGTATTTCACTGGAAAAGGTACCCAAAATATGGATTTGGACCAATTCACCAGTGCTAGCTCAGACTACCAGACACCATCAGTAAAGAGCTTTGGTCTAAATCTTAACGCAACCTTCTAA
- a CDS encoding SusD/RagB family nutrient-binding outer membrane lipoprotein: MKYFKSTLILLLFGCSFSSCKKITDLQKDPAAVYNPAPKLLFTGILMRSYDAPWSEDHRHNQYMTQNEAYYAGQPYGWTTGSFETPYGILRDVYRMEIEAAKTPELSAAYMTMAKFFKAYFFARTTEMFGDIPLTEALQGESAGNFAPKYNTQLEVYQQVLSWLEEANNELANLKEKGNTLDGDFFYNGKPEQWQKLVNSFKLRVLISLSKRADDSPALRVKERFAEVLANPTKYPLILENRDNFQLLYNNINTYPLWPTDGVIIKKDVRNTLGATYLNILKTLQDPRLLIQALPASAMPSDPTRPFDAYNGGKTGDLQSTLLKQAADGQLSMINFDYWLASPSGVPSIQLGASEVQFALAEGINRGWASGDAAVRFQSGISQSMLFYGISQDKINLFLQANPYKGNNAEGLKQILTQKYVAFFENSGKQAFFEQRRTGVPVFDIGPSNANNNQIPKRWAYPKTEYSTNETYLKEALQRQFNGSDTQNDIIWLIK, translated from the coding sequence ATGAAGTACTTTAAATCCACTCTCATTCTTCTCCTGTTCGGGTGCTCTTTCAGTTCCTGTAAAAAGATAACGGATCTACAAAAAGACCCTGCGGCAGTATATAATCCTGCTCCAAAACTTTTGTTTACAGGAATACTCATGCGTTCCTATGATGCGCCATGGAGTGAAGATCATCGACATAATCAGTACATGACACAAAATGAGGCCTATTATGCGGGGCAGCCTTATGGATGGACTACAGGATCTTTCGAAACGCCCTATGGTATATTGCGTGATGTGTACCGTATGGAAATCGAAGCTGCAAAAACTCCTGAATTGAGTGCTGCTTATATGACCATGGCCAAATTTTTCAAGGCTTATTTCTTTGCCCGAACGACGGAAATGTTTGGTGATATTCCATTGACAGAGGCTCTGCAAGGTGAATCAGCGGGCAATTTTGCGCCCAAATACAATACCCAGTTGGAGGTATACCAGCAGGTGCTTAGCTGGCTTGAGGAGGCGAATAATGAACTGGCAAATCTAAAAGAAAAAGGCAATACATTAGATGGCGATTTCTTTTACAATGGCAAGCCTGAGCAGTGGCAGAAACTGGTCAACTCATTTAAGCTACGTGTTTTAATTAGCCTCAGCAAACGTGCCGATGATAGTCCCGCATTGCGGGTGAAGGAACGCTTTGCTGAAGTTTTGGCGAATCCAACCAAATACCCACTGATTCTTGAAAATCGGGATAATTTTCAACTCCTTTACAATAATATTAACACCTATCCGCTGTGGCCAACAGACGGTGTGATTATAAAAAAGGATGTGCGCAACACATTGGGAGCAACCTACCTGAATATTTTAAAGACTTTACAGGACCCAAGATTGTTGATTCAGGCACTGCCGGCTTCGGCGATGCCTTCTGATCCTACGCGCCCCTTCGACGCATACAATGGCGGGAAAACAGGCGACCTACAGAGTACCTTGCTAAAACAAGCTGCGGATGGACAGCTATCTATGATCAATTTCGATTATTGGCTCGCTTCGCCGTCTGGGGTTCCGTCTATTCAACTTGGTGCCTCCGAAGTCCAATTTGCCCTGGCAGAAGGTATCAATCGCGGTTGGGCTAGCGGAGATGCTGCGGTAAGATTTCAGTCAGGGATAAGTCAGTCGATGCTGTTCTACGGAATTTCTCAAGACAAGATCAATTTGTTCTTACAGGCAAATCCTTACAAAGGGAACAATGCGGAAGGGTTAAAGCAGATCTTAACACAAAAGTATGTGGCATTTTTTGAAAACTCAGGAAAACAGGCATTTTTTGAGCAGCGCCGGACAGGAGTGCCAGTTTTTGATATAGGACCTTCGAATGCCAATAATAACCAGATACCGAAACGGTGGGCATACCCTAAGACCGAATACAGTACCAACGAAACTTACTTGAAAGAAGCTTTGCAACGTCAGTTTAATGGATCAGATACCCAAAATGACATTATTTGGCTTATTAAATAA